The Bombus pyrosoma isolate SC7728 linkage group LG3, ASM1482585v1, whole genome shotgun sequence genome has a segment encoding these proteins:
- the LOC122577972 gene encoding uncharacterized protein LOC122577972 produces the protein MERTVKRRNKALQTTDVENSTANQEDEKNVQEKPRNTLKYYFNRFRYYHYCLAERLDNLIGAVCLTIIKIYLFLMEWHQQLDQQDAEMTSTINMDDG, from the exons atggAGAGAACTGTTAAACGAC GAAACAAAGCCCTGCAGACTACGGACGTAGAAAATTCAACAGCTAATCAAGAAGATGAGAAAAACGTACAAGAGAAGCCGAGAAACACATTGAAGTACTACTTCAATAGATTTAGGTACTATCATTACTGTTTGGCTGAAAGATTGGACAATTTAATTGGAGCGGTGTGCCttacgataattaaaatttatcttttcttaaTGGAATGGCATCAACAGCTCGATCAACAGGATGCTGAGATGACGAGCACGATAAATATGGACGATGGATAA
- the LOC122577968 gene encoding protein obstructor-E-like, producing MIKESFVTILAVIAVTHGAFNCPSKDGQYEDSKQCDKYYECIDGVATEKVCPDGLVFDPLNRKVNKCDHVFNVDCGDRLELQPPQPTKKCPRRNGFFAHPDPSVCNIFYNCIDGEAIEITCTTGLHFDEYSGTCVWPDSAGREGCGVVDKKLKDGFECPKESQVDTRGMVVDHPKFAHPDDCQKFYVCLNGVTPREQGCSDGTVYNEEQQRCDAPENVPGCEDWYKDDDKKP from the exons ACGGTGCATTCAACTGCCCGAGCAAAGACGGCCAGTATGAGGATTCAAAGCAGTGCGACAAATACTACGAATGTATCGATGGCGTCGCCACGGAGAAGGTTTGTCCAGATGGATTGGTTTTCGATCCTCTCAATCGTAAAGTGAACAAATGCGATCACGTATTCAACGTTGATTGTGGAGATCGTCTGGAACTAC AACCACCTCAACCGACCAAGAAGTGTCCACGAAGGAATGGTTTCTTTGCTCATCCAGACCCATCTGTTTGTAACATCTTCTACAATTGCATCGATGGCGAAGCGATCGAAATTACCTGTACCACTGGATTGCATTTCGACGAATATAGCGGCACGTGTGTATGGCCTGACAGCGCTGGACGAGAG GGATGTGGAGTAGTAGACAAGAAGTTGAAAGACGGTTTCGAATGTCCGAAAGAAAGTCAGGTCGATACCAGAGGAATGGTTGTCGATCATCCTAAGTTTGCTCATCCAGATGACTGTCAGAAGTTTTATGTCTGTCTGAACGGGGTAACACCACGTGAACAAGGTTGTAGCGACGGAACTGTTTATAACGAGGAACAGCAAAGATGCGACGCACCTGAAAATGTTCCCGGCTG CGAGGATTGGTACAAGGATGATGACAAGAaaccataa